The DNA segment tgtgtgtgtgtgtgtgtgtgtgtgtgtgtgtgtgtgtgtgtgtgtgtgtgtgtgtgtgtgtgtgtgtgtgtgtgtgtgtgtgtgtgtgtgtgtgtgtgtgtgtgtgtcaccatggGGGTGAAGGGTTTGTGCTCGCTGCTGGAGGACTACAGACAGATCTACCAGGACGTCCCCTTCAGGGACAGCAAGCTCCTCTACAACATGGCCAACCTGGACCAGAACCACGGCGGAGGTCCTGGCTTTCTTCAAGACTCTGGCCGACCATGGAATCAAACCGTACGTGGTGATGGACGGAGGGTCGGGCACCAGTGACACCAAACTGGACCCCCTCAAGAACCGGGTCGAACTCAGTTAGTTGGGACTCAGTTAAGACCAGTCTGGCCAGAGGCTACATCCCCTGAAAGCTATACACCACATCCAGCTTCTGAGCCCTCTTCAACATCGACCACCATCTGCTGCTCTTCCTCGCTTCATCGGTCAGGGACGACCACGTAAATCTAAATTTGATGTGACATGTGACCAGGTTATTACAGTTGTTGGAGTTGATGATGTCTTATCATGTTGATGTCAGGAAAGTGAAACCTAGAGAGAACTAAGGAGCCACTCccagtgcaggtgtgtgtgtgggtgtttgtgtgtggtgtataaAGGAGCTGGAATCCTCTCTGGGTTAGTCCAGTCACCATAGATAGGTGAagttagagctgtcagttactATGGGGGTGAAGGGCTTGTGCTCGCTGCTGGAGGACTACAGCCAGATCTACCAGGACATCCACTTCAGGGACAGCAAGCTACTAGTGGACGGCAATAACCTGGCCTACCGGCTGTATTTCACGTCCAACCTGGACCAGAACCACGGCGGGGAGTACCTGGCcttccaggtccaggtccaggctCTCTTCAAGGCTCTAGCTGAGTGTGGAATCAAACCGTACGTGGTGATGGACGGAGGCACGGGCGCCAGTGACATCAGGCTGGACACCATCATGGACCGGGCCAGAGGGAAGGTCCGGAGGGCCCAGGGCGCCGCTCTGACGGGCAAGAGGAGGGACATCCTTCCCAACTTCATCTTGTCGGTGTTCGAACAGACGCTGAGCGATATGGAGGTATCGCTGGTCAAGTGCTTCGGAGAGGCTGACGGCCAGCTGGCTGCCCTGGCCAAAGAGTGGTCCTGCCCGTTGCTGTCCGGAGACACTGACTTCTTCGTCTTTGACCTTCCAAAGGGGGTTCTACCACTGCATCACTTCCAGTGGGACTCCGTTAAAACAAGTGGGGCCCAGAGGTACATCCCCTGCAGGCGATACACCATGTCCAGCTTCTGCACCTTCTTCAACATCGACCGCCAGCTGCTGCCCGTCTTCGCCTCGCTGGCAGGGAACGACTACGTCAACCTCAAAGAAATAAACTGGGACCAAAATGTTCTTGCAGGAAGACGGACGGAGTTGTCTCTGACCGCCCGCCTGGATGGACTCCTGAGGTGGATGAGAGGCTTCCAGACGACAGAAGACACCTTGACAGCAGCGATGGATCTCATGCCCAACATGAGTCAACAGGCACGGACGGAGGTGCAGACGGGGGtgcagaagtccatgctggaatatcgcctcctcagctcctctctgCGGGGGTTCTTCAGCGAGGGAACCATTCCCTCGCTGCCTGCTAAGATGTTGAGCTGCGTCCCCGACTGGGTCCGCGCGCCCCTGGCCAGAGGAGAGCTGGGGGCCGACATCCTGGACCTGTTGGTGCACAAGAGGAAGATATTGCCGACCCAGGTGGAGCCCCGCGCCCAACAGAGCTCCAACCTCACCTCACGGCCCATCCGGCAGGTGTTGTACGGGCTGCTGCTGGGCCGGGGAGGGggcaaggtggaggaggtggaccgGGTCGGTCTGGAGCTCGTCAGTGTCAAGGTACAACCGCTGGTCCAAGGAGCCGCTCGGACGCTGAGGCTGGACTCTCTGCCCCAGGTAGGCCTACCGACTCATTCAgctggatgatggatggaaGATCGATGGACATTAGATGGACAATAGATGGAGCAAAGATGGATAATAGATTGATTATAGCAGCAACACCAAGTAATAAGAAGGCTTACATGGCAGCAGCAACTTTAAAATACAAGTCTAAATCCAATGAGTACTTCAACTGAATACTACTATAATTTAGTTTCATTGACTGTTACATTTTATCCGGGTGGAAGTTTTTCAAGTGATATGCTTTAATTCCCTTAATAACTTTTTCCACCAAAATATGTGTCCCTCCCTGTAGTGGAGCAGGCATGTGTATCTGAGACAGTTGAACCCCCCCTGAGATAGCTTGGCACTTTGCCATTAACAGCCTTATTAGCTAGACATATCTTAACCTGGTTGACTGTCGTCCACATTGAGACCATTTAAATACTCAAAGTGGGAGGGTAGCAGGTCTATGCATGCTGCAAGTCTCATAAATCATGTGAATTATGTAATAAACAGCTTGTGTTGAATCTATAGAAGGAATCATCTGAGGCTAACCAGTGGTGCgacataattcacacattcataccaataGGGCACATGTGTCCTTGGCGACtagagaggcttctttcccATCCTAGGGAGGGATCCTGAGCCTAGGGAGGGATCCTgagcctagggaggcgtccTGAGCCCAGGGAGGGATCCTGAGCCCAGGGAGGGATCCTGAGCCCAGGGAGGCGTCCTgagcctagggaggcgtccTGAGCCCAGGGAGGCGTCCGGCCCGTACAGGAGGCCATTCATTCACGTACCAATTCTAGAGAGACGAGCGGTCCAGGTGTTCGACAAACTCAGACGTTCAGGGCCACAAACAAAGTTGCAATACCAACACATGGCCACAAGAAAgcagcatagagacacacacggtTATCCAGGAGGtgggagttcagcaccatgcttagccaatcagagcacataacttagtccacgcctgcccagtagaTAAGTCACAACACATAGCCCAGGGGGCTAGAATGCTCCAGGTAACGC comes from the Gadus chalcogrammus isolate NIFS_2021 chromosome 6, NIFS_Gcha_1.0, whole genome shotgun sequence genome and includes:
- the LOC130384203 gene encoding protein asteroid homolog 1-like, with the translated sequence MGVKGLCSLLEDYSQIYQDIHFRDSKLLVDGNNLAYRLYFTSNLDQNHGGEYLAFQVQVQALFKALAECGIKPYVVMDGGTGASDIRLDTIMDRARGKVRRAQGAALTGKRRDILPNFILSVFEQTLSDMEVSLVKCFGEADGQLAALAKEWSCPLLSGDTDFFVFDLPKGVLPLHHFQWDSVKTSGAQRYIPCRRYTMSSFCTFFNIDRQLLPVFASLAGNDYVNLKEINWDQNVLAGRRTELSLTARLDGLLRWMRGFQTTEDTLTAAMDLMPNMSQQARTEVQTGVQKSMLEYRLLSSSLRGFFSEGTIPSLPAKMLSCVPDWVRAPLARGELGADILDLLVHKRKILPTQVEPRAQQSSNLTSRPIRQVLYGLLLGRGGGKVEEVDRVGLELVSVKVQPLVQGAARTLRLDSLPQADRAVRLQVCLETLGVEEETLEGVPAHLRLPVAVTRYWLRRASPEPTLLKALLMVMVQGELNRRTGGTTGWQGDTNHISEPPYFVVAHSFNQWQASLKDASQLNLLLCKPLPKPHFSWLYQGRLVHRRQKQLQEREPEDMVQDDQFRRLYRRLLGAVTQSDPGANRRAGGPEAQLRASMEHLHLNTEEEEEEEEELEGAEGLDQGSDRPRVTVRTRYRTKHRKDRSRNPELGRKQEREGWL